Proteins from a single region of Nerophis lumbriciformis linkage group LG36, RoL_Nlum_v2.1, whole genome shotgun sequence:
- the LOC133576798 gene encoding protocadherin gamma-A11-like produces MDSRRFLMGTFYYVLFLLHAAYGDVSFSFPEEMKRGSVIGNLAKDLGLETSALSTRKARINTVGGGKPYCDLNMKSGELIVADRIDRESLCGDKASCVLKHEVVVQNPLELHRFNLHIQDVNDNAPMFKDNVINLEISESAFKGARFVIEEGHDADIGQNSVQQYSLRKNDNFVLAVSGNTIELVLDKELDREKQNEMNLLLTALDGGSPQRSGTVVIHVTVLDANDNVPVFSQAVYKASLPENSPPDTIVINVSATDADEGVNGEVSYEFGHVSEDVEKLFSIDRKVGAIGVIGNVDYESTSSYEIRMKAKDGIGLSSYAKVIIYITDVNDNAPVIHLESLSNPVPENVSPGTEVGIINVQDRDSEKNGQVRCSIQQNVPFKLVPSIKNYYSLVTTGQLDRELVSDYNITISANDEGSPPLSSSKSLHLSVADINDNPPVFEEQSYSAYVSENNKAGSTLCSVSARDPDWRQNGTVIYSLLAAEVNGAPVSSYVSVNGDTGVIHAVRSFDYEHLRTFKVHVMARDNGSPPLSSNVSVSVFISDVNDNSPQILYPSSEGNSFMTELIPKNAHGGSVVSKVIAVDADSGQNAWLSYHIVKSTDPGLFTIGLHSGEIRTQRDISESDSMKQNLIVAVKDNGQPSLSATCSMYLLISDNLAEVPELKDISYEEKNSKLTSYLIIALVSVSTFFLTFIIIVLGVRFCRRRKPRLLFDGAVAIPSAYLPPSYADVDGTGTLRSTYNYDAYLTTGSRTSDFKFVSSYNDNTLPDDQTLRKSPSDFVDDLHDSFDPLECDI; encoded by the coding sequence ATGGATTCCAGACGGTTTCTGATGGGCACCTTTTATTACGTCCTCTTTTTGTTGCATGCTGCATATGGAGACGTGAGCTTTTCCTTTCCTGAGGAGATGAAACGAGGATCTGTCATTGGGAATTTAGCCAAGGATCTCGGACTGGAAACAAGCGCACTGTCCACCAGAAAAGCCCGCATCAACACGGTGGGGGGCGGAAAACCTTATTGTGATCTAAACATGAAAAGTGGAGAGCTGATTGTCGCCGACAGGATTGACCGAGAGAGCCTTTGTGGAGACAAAGCTTCGTGTGTCCTAAAACATGAGGTCGTGGTGCAGAATCCTCTGGAGCTTCATCGGTTTAATTTGCACATTCAAGATGTTAATGATAACGCACCAATGTTTAAAGACAACGTGATTAATTTGGAGATAAGTGAGTCAGCCTTTAAAGGAGCTCGTTTTGTGATAGAAGAGGGGCACGATGCAGATATAGGACAAAATTCAGTTCAACAATACAGCCTAAGAAAGAATGATAATTTCGTTCTTGCTGTCAGCGGTAACACAATAGAATTAGTTCTTGATAAAGAACTTGACCGTGAAAAACAAAATGAGATGAATTTGCTTCTCACAGCTTTAGATGGCGGCTCTCCTCAGAGATCAGGTACAGTAGTCATACACGTCACTGTGCTGGATGCTAATGATAATGTACCAGTGTTCAGCCAAGCTGTTTATAAAGCCAGTCTGCCTGAAAACTCTCCTCCTGATACAATAGTGATTAATGTCAGTGCTACTGATGCTGATGAAGGAGTGAATGGAGAAGTGAGTTATGAATTTGGTCACGTTTCAGAAGATGTGGAGAAGTTATTCAGTATTGATCGTAAAGTGGGTGCGATAGGAGTAATTGGAAATGTTGATTATGAATCAACATCTTCATATGAAATACGTATGAAAGCCAAAGATGGAATAGGACTGTCATCTTATGCCAAGGTGATTATTTATATCACTGATGTAAATGACAACGCTCCTGTGATACATTTAGAATCACTGTCTAATCCAGTACCAGAGAATGTGTCACCTGGTACAGAGGTGGGCATCATTAATGTTCAGGACAGAGACTCTGAGAAGAACGGACAAGTCCGCTGCTCCATTCAACAAAATGTCCCCTTTAAGTTAGTTCCTTCTATTAAAAACTATTATTCTCTGGTGACTACTGGACAACTGGACCGTGAACTAGTGTCTGATTACAACATTACAATCAGTGCCAATGACGAGGGCTCTCCTCCTCTGTCCTCCTCTAAAAGTCTTCACTTATCTGTAGCGGACATCAACGACAACCCACCTGTGTTTGAGGAACAGTCCTACAGTGCATATGTGAGTGAAAATAACAAAGCTGGATCCACTTTATGTTCCGTTAGTGCTCGAGACCCTGACTGGAGACAAAACGGTACCGTGATTTATTCTCTGTTAGCTGCTGAGGTGAATGGTGCCCCGGTGTCCTCCTATGTATCTGTTAACGGAGACACAGGTGTGATCCACGCTGTCAGGTCATTTGATTATGAACATTTGAGGACTTTTAAAGTCCACGTCATGGCCAGAGACAACGGTTCTCCTCCACTGAGCAGCAACGTGAGCGTCAGTGTGTTCATATCGGATGTGAATGACAACTCTCCTCAGATACTGTACCCCTCCTCAGAGGGTAACTCCTTCATGACTGAGCTGATCCCCAAAAATGCACATGGAGGCTCTGTGGTGTCCAAAGTGATAGCGGTGGACGCAGACTCCGGACAGAACGCCTGGCTGTCCTATCATATAGTCAAGTCCACTGATCCGGGACTTTTCACCATTGGTCTCCACAGTGGAGAGATCAGGACCCAGCGGGACATTTCTGAATCCGACAGCATGAAACAGAACCTGATTGTGGCAGTGAAAGATAACGGACAGCCCTCTCTCTCTGCCACCTGCtccatgtatttacttatttctgATAACCTGGCTGAGGTCCCAGAACTGAAGGACATTTCTTATGAGGAGAAGAATTCCAAACTGACGTCTTATCTGATCATCGCGCTGGTGTCTGTGTCCACCTTCTTTCTGACCTTCATCATCATCGTCCTGGGTGTGAGGTTTTGTCGCAGGAGAAAGCCCAGACTGTTGTTTGATGGAGCAGTTGCCATCCCCAGCGCGTATCTGCCTCCTAGTTACGCAGATGTTGACGGCACAGGAACTTTACGCAGCACCTACAACTATGACGCCTACTTGACAACAGGTTCTAGAACCAGTGACTTTAAGTTTGTGTCTTCTTACAATGACAACACGCTGCCTGATGACCAGACTCTGAGGAAAAGTCCTTCTGACTTTGTTGATGATCTTCATGATTCTTTTGACCCCTTGGAG